A region of Homo sapiens chromosome X, GRCh38.p14 Primary Assembly DNA encodes the following proteins:
- the SLC25A43 gene encoding solute carrier family 25 member 43 isoform X3: MATWRRDGRLTGGQRLLCAGLAGTLSLSLTAPLELATVLAQVGVVRGHARGPWATGHRVWRAEGLRALWKGNAVACLRLFPCSAVQLAAYRKFVVLFTDDLGHISQWSSIMAGSLAGMVSTIVTYPTDLIKTRLIMQNILEPSYRGLLHAFSTIYQQEGFLALYRGVSLTVVGALPFSAGSLLVYMNLEKIWNGPRDQFSLPQNFANVCLAAAVTQTLSFPFETVKRKMQRMERCLHFIKYKTKCEPVALYPSGL; this comes from the exons ATGGCTACGTGGAGGCGGGACGGCCGACTGACAGGCGGCCAAAGGCTGCTGTGCGCTGGGCTGGCGGGGAcgctcagcctcagcctcaccgCGCCCCTGGAGCTCGCCACCGTGCTGGCCCAGGTTGGCGTCGTGCGAGGCCACGCCCGGGGACCGTGGGCCACAGGGCACCGGGTGTGGCGGGCAGAGGGGCTCCGGGCCCTGTGGAAGGGGAACGCGGTGGCGTGCCTGCGCCTCTTCCCCTGCAGCGCCGTGCAGCTCGCCGCCTACCGCAA ATTTGTTGTGCTGTTCACAGATGACCTGGGCCACATTTCCCAGTGGAGCTCCATCATGGCTGGGAGTCTCGCAGGCATGGTTTCCACCATTGTAACATATCCTACAGACCTCATCAAAACCCGGTTGATCATGCAGAACATACTGGAACCATCGTACAGGGGGCTCCTCCATGCTTTTTCTACTATTTACCAACAGGAAGGGTTCCTTGCCCTTTATCGAGGGGTTTCCCTCACTGTTGTAG GTGCTCTCCCGTTCTCTGCTGGCTCCCTTCTTGTTTACATGAACCTGGAGAAAATCTGGAACGGACCCCGAGATCAGTTCTCTCTCCCACAGAACTTTGCTAATGTCTGTCTGGCTGCTGCAGTGACCCAGaccctctcctttccctttgaGACCGTGAAGAGAAAGATGCAG AGAATGGAGAG GTGTCTCcatttcatcaaatataaaaccAAGTGTGAGCCTGTTGCTTTATACCCCAGTGGACTTTGA
- the SLC25A43 gene encoding solute carrier family 25 member 43 isoform X4: MATWRRDGRLTGGQRLLCAGLAGTLSLSLTAPLELATVLAQVGVVRGHARGPWATGHRVWRAEGLRALWKGNAVACLRLFPCSAVQLAAYRKFVVLFTDDLGHISQWSSIMAGSLAGMVSTIVTYPTDLIKTRLIMQNILEPSYRGLLHAFSTIYQQEGFLALYRGVSLTVVGALPFSAGSLLVYMNLEKIWNGPRDQFSLPQNFANVCLAAAVTQTLSFPFETVKRKMQRMERAVAYLPTTAVFLLRL, from the exons ATGGCTACGTGGAGGCGGGACGGCCGACTGACAGGCGGCCAAAGGCTGCTGTGCGCTGGGCTGGCGGGGAcgctcagcctcagcctcaccgCGCCCCTGGAGCTCGCCACCGTGCTGGCCCAGGTTGGCGTCGTGCGAGGCCACGCCCGGGGACCGTGGGCCACAGGGCACCGGGTGTGGCGGGCAGAGGGGCTCCGGGCCCTGTGGAAGGGGAACGCGGTGGCGTGCCTGCGCCTCTTCCCCTGCAGCGCCGTGCAGCTCGCCGCCTACCGCAA ATTTGTTGTGCTGTTCACAGATGACCTGGGCCACATTTCCCAGTGGAGCTCCATCATGGCTGGGAGTCTCGCAGGCATGGTTTCCACCATTGTAACATATCCTACAGACCTCATCAAAACCCGGTTGATCATGCAGAACATACTGGAACCATCGTACAGGGGGCTCCTCCATGCTTTTTCTACTATTTACCAACAGGAAGGGTTCCTTGCCCTTTATCGAGGGGTTTCCCTCACTGTTGTAG GTGCTCTCCCGTTCTCTGCTGGCTCCCTTCTTGTTTACATGAACCTGGAGAAAATCTGGAACGGACCCCGAGATCAGTTCTCTCTCCCACAGAACTTTGCTAATGTCTGTCTGGCTGCTGCAGTGACCCAGaccctctcctttccctttgaGACCGTGAAGAGAAAGATGCAG AGAATGGAGAG AGCTGTTGCTTATTTGCCTACGACGGCTGTGTTCCTCTTGAGGCTGTAA
- the SLC25A43 gene encoding solute carrier family 25 member 43 isoform X5, translated as MATWRRDGRLTGGQRLLCAGLAGTLSLSLTAPLELATVLAQVGVVRGHARGPWATGHRVWRAEGLRALWKGNAVACLRLFPCSAVQLAAYRKFVVLFTDDLGHISQWSSIMAGSLAGMVSTIVTYPTDLIKTRLIMQNILEPSYRGLLHAFSTIYQQEGFLALYRGVSLTVVGALPFSAGSLLVYMNLEKIWNGPRDQFSLPQNFANVCLAAAVTQTLSFPFETVKRKMQS; from the exons ATGGCTACGTGGAGGCGGGACGGCCGACTGACAGGCGGCCAAAGGCTGCTGTGCGCTGGGCTGGCGGGGAcgctcagcctcagcctcaccgCGCCCCTGGAGCTCGCCACCGTGCTGGCCCAGGTTGGCGTCGTGCGAGGCCACGCCCGGGGACCGTGGGCCACAGGGCACCGGGTGTGGCGGGCAGAGGGGCTCCGGGCCCTGTGGAAGGGGAACGCGGTGGCGTGCCTGCGCCTCTTCCCCTGCAGCGCCGTGCAGCTCGCCGCCTACCGCAA ATTTGTTGTGCTGTTCACAGATGACCTGGGCCACATTTCCCAGTGGAGCTCCATCATGGCTGGGAGTCTCGCAGGCATGGTTTCCACCATTGTAACATATCCTACAGACCTCATCAAAACCCGGTTGATCATGCAGAACATACTGGAACCATCGTACAGGGGGCTCCTCCATGCTTTTTCTACTATTTACCAACAGGAAGGGTTCCTTGCCCTTTATCGAGGGGTTTCCCTCACTGTTGTAG GTGCTCTCCCGTTCTCTGCTGGCTCCCTTCTTGTTTACATGAACCTGGAGAAAATCTGGAACGGACCCCGAGATCAGTTCTCTCTCCCACAGAACTTTGCTAATGTCTGTCTGGCTGCTGCAGTGACCCAGaccctctcctttccctttgaGACCGTGAAGAGAAAGATGCAG AGCTAG
- the SLC25A43 gene encoding solute carrier family 25 member 43 isoform X2, with product MATWRRDGRLTGGQRLLCAGLAGTLSLSLTAPLELATVLAQVGVVRGHARGPWATGHRVWRAEGLRALWKGNAVACLRLFPCSAVQLAAYRKFVVLFTDDLGHISQWSSIMAGSLAGMVSTIVTYPTDLIKTRLIMQNILEPSYRGLLHAFSTIYQQEGFLALYRGVSLTVVGALPFSAGSLLVYMNLEKIWNGPRDQFSLPQNFANVCLAAAVTQTLSFPFETVKRKMQNSDLIWENPANTAFYTICILYPYHNNPL from the exons ATGGCTACGTGGAGGCGGGACGGCCGACTGACAGGCGGCCAAAGGCTGCTGTGCGCTGGGCTGGCGGGGAcgctcagcctcagcctcaccgCGCCCCTGGAGCTCGCCACCGTGCTGGCCCAGGTTGGCGTCGTGCGAGGCCACGCCCGGGGACCGTGGGCCACAGGGCACCGGGTGTGGCGGGCAGAGGGGCTCCGGGCCCTGTGGAAGGGGAACGCGGTGGCGTGCCTGCGCCTCTTCCCCTGCAGCGCCGTGCAGCTCGCCGCCTACCGCAA ATTTGTTGTGCTGTTCACAGATGACCTGGGCCACATTTCCCAGTGGAGCTCCATCATGGCTGGGAGTCTCGCAGGCATGGTTTCCACCATTGTAACATATCCTACAGACCTCATCAAAACCCGGTTGATCATGCAGAACATACTGGAACCATCGTACAGGGGGCTCCTCCATGCTTTTTCTACTATTTACCAACAGGAAGGGTTCCTTGCCCTTTATCGAGGGGTTTCCCTCACTGTTGTAG GTGCTCTCCCGTTCTCTGCTGGCTCCCTTCTTGTTTACATGAACCTGGAGAAAATCTGGAACGGACCCCGAGATCAGTTCTCTCTCCCACAGAACTTTGCTAATGTCTGTCTGGCTGCTGCAGTGACCCAGaccctctcctttccctttgaGACCGTGAAGAGAAAGATGCAG AACAGTGACCTCATCTGGGAGAATCCAGCCAACACCGCATTCTACACCATCTGCATTCTATACCCCTACCACAACAACCCACTATAA